From Alienimonas californiensis, a single genomic window includes:
- a CDS encoding 3-keto-disaccharide hydrolase produces MLAALLLVSLGIQDGAERGVPQMRPESPAGQFEKGFTPLFDGETLDGWNGREGLWSVEDGAIVGRTNDEKPLEANTFLVLEKPAENFDLRLKYKIESGNSGVQYRAEAFDEEAYRVRGPQADIDSSPQYTGIHYSEGARGIVAVRGQKVKVVPDGKKGKNETVGSSGDAAELQAKHIKSNDWNEYRIVADGPTMRHYVNGQLMSEVTDERPDREKSGVIALQLHRGPPMVVRFKDVRIKRLK; encoded by the coding sequence ATGCTCGCCGCCCTGTTGCTCGTTTCGCTCGGCATTCAAGACGGGGCCGAACGCGGCGTCCCGCAGATGCGCCCGGAATCCCCTGCCGGGCAATTCGAAAAGGGGTTCACGCCGCTGTTCGACGGCGAAACGCTGGACGGCTGGAACGGCCGGGAGGGCCTGTGGAGCGTCGAGGACGGGGCGATCGTCGGCCGCACCAACGACGAGAAGCCGTTGGAGGCCAATACGTTCCTCGTGCTCGAAAAGCCGGCGGAGAACTTCGACCTGCGGCTGAAATACAAGATTGAAAGCGGCAACAGCGGCGTGCAGTACCGCGCCGAAGCGTTCGACGAAGAGGCCTATCGCGTCCGCGGCCCGCAGGCGGATATCGACAGCTCCCCGCAATACACCGGCATTCATTACAGCGAGGGCGCCCGCGGAATCGTCGCCGTGCGGGGCCAGAAGGTGAAGGTCGTGCCCGACGGGAAGAAGGGCAAGAACGAGACTGTCGGTTCCAGCGGCGACGCCGCCGAATTGCAGGCGAAGCACATCAAATCGAACGACTGGAACGAGTACCGCATCGTCGCCGACGGCCCGACGATGCGGCACTACGTCAACGGTCAATTAATGTCCGAGGTGACCGACGAACGCCCGGACCGCGAGAAATCCGGCGTGATCGCCCTCCAACTGCACCGCGGCCCGCCGATGGTCGTGCGGTTTAAGGACGTGCGGATCAAACGGCTGAAGTAG
- a CDS encoding WD40 repeat domain-containing serine/threonine protein kinase translates to MSARSVADSAANPQAAGPGAADSAGETAADRLFLEAVDREDPADRAALLDARCEGDPALRAEVEALLAAHGAAGGVLDRTLDGGPTKSPENPDAAEFPPLPETLGDYRVLEPVGRGGMGVVWRARDRRLDRIVAIKALAPQLAADPVARRRFVREARAAAAVTHPHVVTIHAVEPDGPTPFLVMEYVAGRSLKEKLDADGPLELRETLRIGAQIAAGLAAAHERGLIHRDVKPGNVLLENGVERVKLTDFGLARVADDVALTRTGQIAGTPQYMSPEQAEGTLIDVRSDLFSLGGVLYAMAAGRPPFRGDSTLTVLRGVCDLSPRPLREENPEVPPWLAALVERLLAKNPDDRGLSAAEVAALLNRRLTELENPGLPTLPESEAVLPPDRSPSPHLASNPTRRPARGRGLRRWATAAAVLLASLVGMGAAEATGVTEIVPTVVRLVRGEGVLVVSVSDPEVGVTIEGEDLLITGAGAGEIRLKPGAYTVKGTRDGEPVFQEVITVERSGREVVNVHWEPKDAAGRPADLADHRPPAGRDREPRTLDEFRAMWPRLSGTEAAAARAEQAPQFIPPQFGVLAPVGGAGAVSLVRRFEGHTAPAKSVAVSPDGKRVASGSGFPKGDRTARVWEVATGRERHVFEHPAAVMDVTFSPDGERLLTGAADGFARVFDLDSGEELRRYRGTNVLMDVTFSPDRASVLAASHFGEAVYVWDADTGDVAHVLKHERRRPLRVAVTPDGERVVAADEGGQLLIWSLDDGAFLKALPAAAPDRRGSVGLALSPDGRQAMTADNAGLVRLWDLDSGTQLWSMMSGVTAVQGLALAPDGATALAVGGAGPVGSRALALIDWKTGEKRLELGYEGGFLWDVAFLPDGDRFVTVSGARWMKGAALPTGDNAVSLWRLSAARPAVDRPAAAAPGTAARTDQGPRRSGDGPQFVQPRYPTFGPEGPRQNEAALSLVRRFEGHDAAPAAVAVSPDGKLAASGSGRPIGDRTARVWDVETGKLLHTFEHDASVYVVAFSPKGHRLLTGAADGVARVWNLSGPGGVGRVVREFRASDALLDIAYGPDDTIDGGIVIGAAADRKVYVWKANTGDVIHVLKHDGERPTRAAVTPDGRRVVATDRSGQLLVWDLDDGKFLKAIPVGLPNHEGDGDGGLALLADGKRALVGDDAGIVRLWDLDTGEEVWSTMCGVVAIQAIALSPDGNVALIGGGSGTPQNRALSVLDVRTGVKQFDRGYEGGFLWDVAFLPDGKRFVTAAGSRWFRNKPLATDDNALGLWELNLGEPATAARASFLETGTFDDMAPPAPGATPDGFNDPAPEDLDEVEAD, encoded by the coding sequence ATGTCCGCCCGCTCCGTCGCCGATTCCGCCGCCAACCCCCAGGCCGCCGGACCCGGGGCCGCCGATTCGGCCGGGGAGACCGCGGCGGATCGCCTGTTTCTGGAAGCGGTCGATCGGGAGGACCCGGCCGACCGGGCGGCCCTGCTGGACGCCCGCTGCGAGGGCGACCCGGCGTTGCGGGCCGAGGTGGAGGCGTTGCTGGCCGCCCACGGGGCGGCCGGTGGCGTGCTGGACCGCACCCTCGACGGCGGACCCACGAAAAGCCCTGAGAACCCGGACGCCGCCGAGTTCCCCCCGCTCCCCGAGACGCTGGGCGATTACCGCGTGCTGGAGCCGGTCGGCCGCGGGGGGATGGGGGTGGTCTGGCGGGCCCGCGATCGGCGTTTGGACCGCATCGTGGCGATCAAGGCGCTGGCGCCGCAGTTGGCCGCCGACCCCGTCGCCCGCCGCCGGTTCGTGCGGGAGGCGCGGGCCGCCGCGGCGGTGACGCACCCGCACGTCGTCACCATTCACGCCGTCGAACCGGACGGGCCGACGCCGTTCCTGGTGATGGAATACGTCGCCGGCCGCTCCCTGAAGGAGAAGCTGGACGCCGACGGCCCGCTGGAACTCCGCGAGACGCTGCGGATCGGCGCCCAGATCGCCGCCGGCCTCGCCGCCGCCCACGAGCGGGGGCTGATTCACCGGGACGTCAAACCCGGCAACGTGCTGCTGGAAAACGGCGTGGAGCGGGTGAAACTGACGGACTTCGGCCTGGCCCGCGTCGCGGACGACGTGGCGCTCACCCGCACCGGGCAGATCGCCGGCACCCCGCAGTACATGTCCCCAGAGCAGGCGGAAGGGACGTTGATCGACGTCCGCAGCGACCTGTTCAGCCTCGGCGGGGTGCTGTACGCGATGGCCGCCGGCCGCCCGCCGTTCCGCGGGGACTCGACGCTGACGGTGCTCCGCGGGGTCTGCGACCTCTCCCCCCGGCCGCTCCGCGAGGAGAACCCGGAGGTCCCGCCCTGGCTGGCGGCGCTCGTCGAACGGCTGCTGGCGAAGAACCCGGACGACCGCGGTCTCTCCGCCGCCGAGGTCGCCGCCCTGCTGAACCGGCGCCTGACGGAACTGGAGAACCCCGGCCTGCCGACGCTCCCCGAAAGCGAGGCCGTCCTCCCCCCGGACCGGAGCCCGAGCCCGCACCTCGCCTCCAACCCGACCCGGCGGCCCGCCCGCGGCCGGGGGCTGCGGCGGTGGGCGACCGCCGCGGCCGTGCTGTTGGCGTCCCTCGTCGGCATGGGCGCCGCGGAGGCGACCGGGGTGACGGAGATCGTGCCCACCGTCGTGCGGCTGGTGCGGGGCGAGGGCGTGCTGGTGGTCTCCGTCAGCGACCCGGAAGTCGGCGTGACGATTGAGGGGGAGGACCTGCTCATCACCGGCGCCGGGGCCGGCGAGATCCGCCTCAAACCCGGTGCCTATACGGTGAAGGGAACTCGCGACGGCGAGCCGGTCTTTCAGGAGGTGATCACCGTCGAACGCAGCGGCCGCGAGGTCGTCAACGTGCACTGGGAGCCGAAGGACGCCGCCGGCCGCCCCGCCGATCTGGCGGACCACCGACCGCCCGCAGGCCGAGATCGGGAGCCCCGCACGCTCGACGAATTCCGGGCGATGTGGCCGCGGTTGAGCGGAACCGAAGCCGCGGCCGCCCGGGCCGAGCAAGCCCCGCAGTTCATCCCGCCGCAGTTCGGCGTGCTGGCGCCGGTCGGCGGGGCCGGGGCCGTCTCGCTGGTCCGGCGTTTTGAGGGGCACACGGCGCCGGCGAAGTCCGTCGCCGTCTCGCCGGACGGCAAACGGGTCGCCAGCGGCAGCGGGTTCCCGAAGGGCGACCGGACGGCCCGCGTGTGGGAGGTCGCCACCGGCCGCGAACGGCACGTCTTCGAGCACCCCGCCGCGGTGATGGACGTGACGTTCTCCCCGGACGGCGAGCGGCTGCTGACCGGCGCCGCCGACGGGTTCGCCCGCGTCTTCGATCTGGACTCCGGCGAGGAACTGCGGCGCTACCGCGGGACGAACGTGCTGATGGACGTGACGTTTAGCCCCGACAGGGCGTCGGTCCTCGCGGCGTCCCACTTCGGCGAAGCGGTGTACGTGTGGGACGCCGACACCGGCGACGTGGCGCACGTCCTCAAGCACGAACGCCGCCGCCCGCTGCGGGTCGCCGTCACCCCGGACGGCGAACGGGTCGTGGCCGCCGACGAAGGCGGTCAACTGCTGATCTGGAGCCTCGACGACGGGGCCTTCCTCAAGGCCCTGCCGGCCGCGGCGCCGGACCGCCGGGGCAGCGTCGGCCTGGCCCTGTCGCCGGACGGTCGCCAGGCGATGACCGCCGACAACGCCGGCCTGGTCCGGCTGTGGGACCTGGACTCCGGCACGCAACTCTGGTCCATGATGAGCGGCGTGACCGCGGTGCAGGGGCTCGCCCTCGCCCCGGACGGGGCCACGGCCCTGGCCGTCGGCGGCGCCGGGCCGGTCGGCAGTCGGGCACTGGCCCTGATCGACTGGAAGACCGGCGAGAAACGGCTCGAACTGGGCTACGAAGGCGGGTTCCTCTGGGACGTCGCGTTCCTGCCGGACGGCGATCGGTTCGTCACCGTGTCCGGCGCCCGCTGGATGAAAGGCGCCGCCCTGCCGACGGGCGACAACGCCGTCAGCCTGTGGCGGCTGAGCGCCGCCCGCCCGGCCGTCGACCGTCCCGCCGCCGCGGCGCCGGGGACTGCGGCCCGGACCGACCAGGGGCCGCGACGGAGCGGCGACGGGCCGCAGTTCGTGCAGCCGCGGTATCCGACCTTTGGGCCGGAGGGCCCGCGGCAGAACGAGGCGGCGCTGTCGTTGGTGCGGCGGTTCGAGGGCCACGATGCCGCCCCCGCGGCGGTCGCGGTCTCCCCGGACGGCAAACTGGCTGCCAGCGGCAGCGGGCGGCCGATCGGCGACCGCACCGCCCGGGTGTGGGATGTCGAAACTGGGAAATTGCTCCACACCTTCGAACACGACGCCTCGGTCTATGTCGTCGCGTTCAGCCCGAAGGGGCATCGGCTGCTGACCGGGGCCGCGGACGGCGTGGCGCGGGTGTGGAATCTTTCCGGTCCGGGCGGCGTCGGTCGTGTGGTCCGCGAGTTTCGCGCCTCAGATGCGCTGCTGGATATCGCCTACGGCCCCGATGACACGATCGACGGAGGGATCGTGATCGGCGCTGCCGCAGACAGGAAAGTGTATGTGTGGAAGGCGAATACCGGCGACGTAATTCACGTCCTGAAGCACGACGGCGAACGGCCGACCCGCGCCGCCGTCACGCCGGACGGTCGGCGGGTCGTCGCGACGGACCGCAGCGGTCAGTTGCTCGTCTGGGACCTCGACGACGGGAAGTTCCTCAAGGCGATCCCGGTCGGCCTGCCGAACCACGAGGGCGACGGCGACGGCGGGCTGGCCCTGCTGGCTGACGGGAAGCGGGCCCTCGTCGGTGACGATGCCGGCATCGTGCGGCTGTGGGACCTCGACACCGGCGAGGAGGTCTGGTCCACCATGTGCGGCGTCGTCGCGATCCAGGCGATCGCGCTCAGCCCGGACGGGAACGTCGCCCTGATCGGCGGCGGCAGCGGCACGCCGCAGAACCGAGCCCTGTCAGTCCTCGACGTGAGGACCGGCGTCAAACAGTTCGACCGCGGCTACGAGGGCGGCTTCCTCTGGGACGTGGCCTTTCTGCCGGACGGCAAACGCTTCGTCACCGCCGCCGGCTCCCGTTGGTTCCGCAACAAACCCCTCGCCACCGACGACAACGCCCTCGGCCTGTGGGAGCTGAACTTGGGCGAACCGGCGACGGCCGCCCGAGCGTCGTTCCTTGAGACCGGAACCTTTGATGATATGGCGCCGCCCGCCCCCGGCGCGACTCCCGACGGCTTCAACGATCCTGCGCCTGAGGATCTCGATGAGGTAGAAGCCGACTGA
- a CDS encoding ECF-type sigma factor, with product MSDVTHLLDRCESGDPAAADALLPLVYDELRRLARSRMRHEGSDLTLQATGLVHEAYLRLTQSSGDEQASGDDPPGDDPPGGARGWDSRGHFFAAAAEAMRRILIERARRKARLKHGGGRRRASLSAVQRAGRGPAVDPPGFAEDGGGGELLALDAALTRFETERPRAAAVVKLRYFAGLSFEETAAALNISRATAVRDWTLGRAWLHREIAGIGARGDFP from the coding sequence GTGAGCGACGTGACGCACCTGCTCGACCGTTGCGAATCCGGCGATCCCGCCGCCGCGGACGCGTTATTGCCGTTGGTCTACGACGAACTCCGGCGTCTCGCCCGGAGCCGGATGCGCCACGAGGGGTCCGACCTCACGCTGCAGGCCACCGGGCTGGTGCACGAGGCCTATCTGCGGCTCACGCAGTCGAGCGGCGACGAACAGGCGAGCGGCGACGACCCCCCCGGCGACGACCCCCCCGGCGGCGCCCGCGGGTGGGACTCGCGCGGGCACTTCTTCGCCGCGGCGGCGGAGGCGATGCGGCGGATTCTGATCGAACGCGCCCGCCGCAAGGCCCGGCTCAAGCACGGCGGCGGACGGCGGCGGGCGTCGCTGTCGGCCGTCCAGCGGGCGGGCCGGGGGCCGGCCGTCGACCCCCCGGGCTTCGCTGAGGACGGCGGCGGCGGCGAACTCCTCGCCCTGGACGCCGCCCTGACCCGGTTCGAAACGGAACGCCCCCGGGCCGCCGCGGTCGTCAAACTGCGGTACTTCGCCGGCCTGAGCTTCGAGGAGACCGCCGCCGCCCTCAACATTTCCCGAGCGACGGCGGTGCGGGACTGGACGCTCGGCCGGGCCTGGCTGCACCGTGAGATCGCCGGAATCGGCGCCCGCGGGGATTTTCCGTGA